In one window of Musa acuminata AAA Group cultivar baxijiao chromosome BXJ3-2, Cavendish_Baxijiao_AAA, whole genome shotgun sequence DNA:
- the LOC135631345 gene encoding ultraviolet-B receptor UVR8-like encodes MERKMKLFQVFLWDSVSSILVAVLRITCGLISSAKLRVGDGSGMDASTATATETSSPVRFDLREHPLSIVFPGLHETVQRRCFNHSNSGICLLFMNSSVALHVLSSYGLEPDDLARLEATCSFFRQHGGLPPDERLPLTELAAFDMCRRRVALASMAAAEEEALKQRCGGSYKLLLKYLLAGERACDRREKFQVVAGPGFSIAVTSNGEVHTFGHNHSGQLGHGTLSNEEMPRLIRSLQGVRIVQAAAGAERTLLVTDAGRVYQCGKNYFGIPILSNSTFDSIKTPVLLESLKDIFVVQATIGHFLTAILSREGRVYTLSWGVDGRLGHDTDATDRTPRLLSGVLEDKPVVQIAAGNCYLLALAFQPNGMCVYSLGCGLGGKLSHGSTDDEHHPRLIAHFAILNLQPIALSAGSWHAIALGKDGRVCTWGWGYNGCLGHGDEDYQNLPKVVKGLSHVKAVHVAAGLCTTFVITENGDIYSFGRGSDSNLGYPPQYGHRLDQLTPKLVTSLTCAGEKIIRLSATKEHEAAGHTFAMTESGKLYAFGMAIYGQLGIKLLQGQDGTSSPQRVDIDLS; translated from the exons ATGGAAAGAAAGATGAAGCTGTTTCAAGTATTTTTGTGGGATTCGGTGTCGTCGATACTCGTTGCTGTTCTGAGAATAACTTGCGGTTTGATCTCTTCAGCCAAATTGCGTGTTGGTGACGGCAGTGGCATGGACGCCTCTACTGCTACTGCCACCGAGACGAGCTCTCCCGTTCGGTTTGATCTCCGAGAGCATCCTCTCTCGATCGTCTTCCCCGGCCTCCACGAGACGGTGCAACGCCGATGCTTCAACCATAGCAATTCCGGGATCTGCCTCTTGTTCATGAACTCATCGGTGGCGCTCCATGTCCTCAGCTCCTACGGCTTGGAGCCTGATGATCTGGCCAGGCTCGAG GCAACGTGTTCCTTCTTCAGGCAGCACGGCGGGCTCCCCCCCGACGAGCGGCTGCCCCTCACCGAGCTTGCCGCCTTTGACATGTGCCGAAGGAGGGTCGCATTGGCCTCCATGgccgcggcggaggaggaggccctCAAGCAGCGGTGCGGCGGCTCCTACAAGCTGCTCCTCAAGTATCTGCTGGCCGGCGAAAGGGCATGTGATCGACGGGAGAAGTTTCAGGTGGTGGCTGGTCCTGGCTTCAGCATCGCCGTCACCTCCAATGGCGAGGTCCACACCTTCGGTCACAACCACTCAGGGCAGCTTGGACATGGCACCTTGTCGAACGAAGAGATGCCGCGGCTCATCAG ATCACTGCAAGGAGTTCGCATTGTTCAAGCAGCAGCAGGAGCAGAAAGGACATTGCTGGTGACTGATGCAGGCAGAGTCTATCAATGTGGGAAGAACTATTTTGGGATCCCGATCTTATCAAATTCAACCTTTGATAGTATCAAGACGCCTGTGCTGTTGGAGTCTTTGAAGGACATATTTGTTGTCCAAGCAACAATAGGACACTTCTTGACTGCCATCCTCTCCAGAGAGGGAAGAGTGTACACCCTGTCTTGGGGCGTCGATGGAAGATTAGGCCATGACACTGATGCCACGGATCGCACTCCCCGTCTTCTTTCGGGTGTTCTCGAGGACAAACCAGTGGTGCAGATAGCTGCCGGCAACTGCTACCTCCTTGCTCTTGCTTTCCAGCCTAATGGCAT GTGTGTGTACTCTTTAGGCTGTGGTTTGGGAGGAAAACTATCACATGGTTCGACGGACGATGAGCACCACCCAAGGCTGATTGCTCATTTTGCGATACTCAACCTGCAGCCTATTGCGCTTTCAGCAGGTAGCTGGCACGCTATCGCTTTGGGCAAGGATGGACGCGTATGCACATGGGGATGGGGATACAATGGCTGCTTGGGTCATGGAGATGAGGATTACCAGAATCTTCCCAAGGTGGTGAAAGGCCTGAGCCATGTCAAAGCTGTACATGTTGCAGCAGGCTTGTGCACCACTTTCGTGATCACTGAGAATGGTGATATCTATTCATTTGGCAGAGGATCTGACTCAAATTTAGGTTATCCTCCTCAG TATGGTCATCGCCTAGATCAGCTAACGCCAAAGTTGGTCACTTCACTCACTTGCGCTGGTGAAAAGATCATTCGGCTCAGTGCCACCAAGGAGCATGAGGCAGCAGGGCATACATTTGCCATGACAGAATCAGGGAAGCTTTATGCCTTTGGCATGGCCATTTATGGTCAGCTTGGCATCAAACTCCTACAGGGCCAGGATGGGACGAGTAGCCCTCAAAGGGTTGATATTGATCTCAGTTAA
- the LOC135631508 gene encoding uncharacterized protein LOC135631508 yields MSIPHKPFVLLLLLSLLLFLHLFFSSTPSSPRTTTVATSTAAIRMRPGFRSYDDYIKRQLNKTLDPRLRRLWATRDWDRKVRVFARFFADLAAEGLVSNASAALCVGARMGQEVAALRGIGVVGAVGMDLAPAPPLVVAGDFHAQPFTDDSFDFEFSNVFDHALYPERFATEVERTLRPGGVAVLHVAVHRRGDKYSANDLLGGVNGLLGLFKRSDLVRVRKIDGFGLDTEVVLRKKNSHK; encoded by the coding sequence ATGTCCATTCCCCACAAGcccttcgtcctcctcctcctcctctccctcctcctcttcctgcacctcttcttctcctccacaCCCAGCTCGCCCAggaccaccaccgtcgccacctcCACCGCCGCCATCCGCATGCGCCCTGGTTTCCGCTCCTACGACGACTACATCAAGCGGCAGCTGAACAAGACCCTGGACCCGCGGCTCCGGCGCCTGTGGGCGACCCGCGACTGGGACCGCAAGGTGCGCGTCTTCGCCCGCTTCTTCGCCGACCTGGCCGCGGAGGGCCTCGTCTCCAACGCATCCGCGGCGCTCTGCGTCGGGGCAAGGATGGGGCAGGAGGTGGCGGCCCTGCGGGGTATCGGCGTGGTCGGTGCCGTGGGGATGGACCTCGCGCCGGCGCCTCCCCTGGTGGTGGCCGGCGACTTCCACGCGCAGCCATTCACGGACGACTCCTTCGACTTCGAGTTCTCCAACGTGTTCGACCACGCGCTGTACCCGGAGCGGTTCGCGACGGAGGTGGAGCGGACTCTGCGGCCTGGCGGGGTAGCGGTGCTCCACGTCGCGGTGCACAGGCGCGGCGACAAATACTCCGCCAACGACCTCCTCGGGGGCGTCAACGGCCTCCTCGGCCTCTTCAAGCGCTCCGACCTCGTCCGCGTCCGCAAGATCGACGGCTTCGGCCTCGACACCGAGGTCGTCCTCCGCAAGAAGAACAGCcacaaataa